In one Acetobacter sp. genomic region, the following are encoded:
- the purQ gene encoding phosphoribosylformylglycinamidine synthase subunit PurQ: MKAGIVVFPGTNRERDMAIALKAVTGHAPKILWHRDTGLPELDLVVLPGGFSYGDYLRCGAMAAHSPIMREIRAFAEKGGHILGVCNGFQILTETGLLPGALLKNAGLRFLSQDCHLRVENAETPFTSRWKKGDVFRTPLAHGDGNYVADAETLKALQGENRVAFRYAAPNGKVDAADRDCNPNGSLDAIAGILSPNSRICGMMPHPEDLVDPLMGGEDGKPLFDSLVEALVR; encoded by the coding sequence ATGAAAGCCGGTATCGTCGTTTTTCCGGGGACCAACCGGGAGCGCGATATGGCGATCGCCCTGAAGGCGGTGACCGGTCACGCTCCGAAAATCCTCTGGCACCGGGACACCGGGCTTCCCGAGCTTGATCTCGTCGTACTGCCCGGCGGCTTCAGCTATGGCGATTATCTTCGCTGTGGCGCGATGGCCGCGCATTCACCGATCATGCGGGAAATCCGTGCATTTGCCGAAAAGGGTGGTCACATTCTGGGCGTCTGCAACGGCTTCCAGATCCTGACGGAAACCGGCCTGCTGCCCGGTGCGCTGCTGAAGAATGCTGGTTTGCGCTTCCTGTCGCAGGACTGTCATCTCCGCGTCGAGAACGCCGAAACGCCGTTCACGTCCCGCTGGAAGAAAGGCGACGTGTTCCGCACGCCGCTCGCCCACGGTGACGGCAACTATGTCGCGGATGCCGAGACGCTGAAGGCGCTTCAGGGCGAAAATCGCGTGGCGTTCCGTTATGCCGCGCCGAACGGCAAGGTGGACGCGGCTGACCGCGACTGCAACCCGAACGGCAGCCTCGACGCCATCGCTGGTATCCTGAGCCCCAATTCCCGCATCTGCGGTATGATGCCGCATCCGGAAGACCTCGTTGATCCGCTGATGGGCGGTGAAGACGGCAAGCCCCTGTTCGACAGTCTGGTGGAGGCGCTGGTCCGATGA
- the purL gene encoding phosphoribosylformylglycinamidine synthase subunit PurL has translation MSSKQKAVNADLAREFGLSAEEYDRVLAIMGRTPSFTELGVFSVMWSEHCSYKSSRKWLRTLPTTAPWVIHGPGENAGVVDIGQGLAAIFKMESHNHPSFIEPYQGAATGVGGILRDVFTMGARPVANLNALRFGSPETPRTRQIVDGVVRGIGGYGNCVGVPTVGGEVNFHPAYDGNPLVNAMTVGVARQDRIFLSAAAGIGNPVVYVGSKTGRDGIHGATMSSAEFDENALAKRPTVQVGDPFVEKLLIEACLELMATDAIVAIQDMGAAGLTSSSVEMAGKGGVGIDLDLDAVPQREPNMTAYEMMLSESQERMLIVIKPERTEVARAIFEKWELDFAVIGHLTDTGNIVVRHKGQVEAEIPLDPLAEQAPVYDRPTAPLPAPEPVGDIHDPLGLEQTLIRLVGCPDLASRAWIWNQYDSTVGGQTVRRPGGADAAIVKIEDTSIGLALTTDCTPRYCRANPKKGGAQAVAEAWRNITATGARPLAVTDNLNFGNPEKPEIMAQFVGAIEGIGDACRALDFPIVSGNVSLYNETRNPDGTTSAILPTPALGGLGVLDDVTKNVGLGMPENGTLILVGETKGHLGQSLWLREILGRETGDAPDVDLTAERRNGDFVREQIQSGAVKACHDVADGGILITVAEMVMATGNGCTLEPAQSGMRPEAFWFGEDQSRYLVAVEGDGVAFLSAAEKAGVPARVAATIGGEGLTLPSGAVVSAARLTVANSAFFPNLMER, from the coding sequence ATGAGCAGCAAGCAGAAAGCGGTCAACGCCGATCTGGCGCGTGAATTCGGCCTGTCGGCTGAGGAATATGATCGCGTCCTCGCCATCATGGGCCGTACGCCGAGTTTCACGGAGTTGGGTGTGTTCTCGGTCATGTGGTCCGAGCACTGTTCCTACAAGTCATCCCGCAAGTGGCTGCGGACCCTGCCGACCACAGCGCCGTGGGTCATTCACGGTCCCGGCGAGAACGCCGGTGTGGTCGATATCGGACAGGGACTGGCCGCCATCTTCAAGATGGAAAGTCACAACCACCCGTCCTTCATCGAGCCCTATCAGGGCGCGGCGACGGGTGTGGGCGGCATCCTGCGTGATGTGTTCACCATGGGCGCGCGTCCGGTCGCCAACCTGAACGCCCTGCGTTTCGGTTCGCCGGAAACACCCCGCACACGTCAGATCGTGGACGGTGTGGTGCGCGGTATCGGTGGGTATGGCAACTGCGTCGGCGTGCCGACGGTGGGCGGCGAAGTGAACTTCCACCCGGCCTATGACGGCAACCCGCTGGTCAACGCCATGACGGTCGGCGTCGCCCGTCAGGACAGAATATTTCTGTCGGCTGCGGCGGGTATCGGCAATCCGGTGGTCTATGTCGGTTCCAAGACGGGCCGCGACGGTATCCATGGCGCGACCATGTCCTCCGCCGAGTTCGACGAGAACGCTCTGGCCAAGCGCCCGACCGTGCAGGTCGGCGACCCGTTCGTCGAGAAGCTGCTGATCGAGGCATGTCTTGAACTGATGGCGACCGATGCGATCGTCGCCATTCAGGATATGGGCGCTGCCGGTCTGACCTCCTCGTCTGTCGAAATGGCAGGCAAGGGTGGGGTCGGCATCGACCTCGACCTCGACGCCGTGCCGCAGCGTGAGCCGAACATGACGGCCTATGAGATGATGCTCTCCGAGAGTCAGGAGCGCATGCTCATCGTCATCAAACCGGAACGTACAGAGGTCGCCCGTGCGATCTTCGAGAAGTGGGAACTGGATTTCGCGGTCATCGGTCATCTGACCGACACCGGCAACATCGTCGTGCGCCACAAGGGACAGGTCGAAGCCGAGATTCCGCTGGACCCGCTGGCGGAGCAGGCGCCGGTCTACGATCGTCCGACCGCGCCTCTGCCCGCACCGGAGCCGGTTGGTGACATCCATGATCCGCTTGGTCTGGAGCAGACGCTCATCCGTCTGGTCGGCTGTCCGGATCTCGCATCCCGCGCCTGGATCTGGAACCAGTATGACAGCACGGTCGGCGGTCAGACCGTACGCCGTCCGGGTGGGGCGGATGCCGCTATCGTCAAGATCGAGGACACGTCCATTGGTCTGGCGCTGACCACGGACTGCACGCCGCGTTACTGCCGCGCCAACCCGAAGAAGGGTGGCGCGCAGGCGGTGGCCGAGGCATGGCGTAACATCACGGCGACCGGCGCGCGTCCGCTGGCCGTGACGGACAACCTGAACTTCGGTAACCCCGAGAAGCCCGAGATCATGGCGCAGTTCGTCGGCGCTATCGAAGGTATCGGTGACGCCTGCCGTGCGCTCGACTTCCCGATCGTGAGCGGTAACGTCTCGCTCTACAACGAGACCCGCAATCCGGACGGCACCACTTCGGCCATCCTGCCGACCCCGGCTCTCGGTGGTCTGGGTGTTCTGGATGACGTCACGAAAAACGTCGGTCTCGGCATGCCTGAGAATGGCACGCTGATTCTCGTCGGTGAGACGAAAGGCCATCTCGGCCAGTCGCTCTGGCTGCGCGAGATTCTCGGTCGCGAAACGGGTGACGCGCCGGATGTTGATCTGACTGCCGAGCGTCGCAACGGCGACTTCGTGCGTGAGCAGATCCAGTCGGGCGCCGTGAAAGCCTGTCATGACGTGGCGGATGGTGGCATCCTGATCACCGTCGCCGAGATGGTCATGGCGACCGGCAACGGCTGCACGCTTGAGCCGGCCCAGTCCGGCATGCGTCCGGAAGCGTTCTGGTTCGGCGAGGATCAGTCGCGCTATCTGGTGGCGGTCGAAGGGGACGGCGTGGCGTTCCTGTCAGCAGCGGAAAAGGCTGGCGTTCCGGCGCGTGTGGCGGCAACCATTGGTGGTGAGGGGCTGACGCTTCCCAGTGGGGCCGTTGTTTCAGCGGCCCGCCTGACGGTTGCGAACAGCGCGTTTTTCCCGAACCTGATGGAGCGCTGA
- a CDS encoding BolA family protein: protein MAMSASDIEAYILKAFPDAKVTIDDLAGDGDHYACTVVSEAFRGLPRVKQHKLVYNALEGHMGGTLHALAVKTAVP, encoded by the coding sequence ATGGCCATGAGTGCATCGGATATCGAGGCTTACATCCTCAAAGCCTTTCCTGACGCAAAAGTGACGATCGATGATCTGGCGGGTGACGGCGATCATTATGCCTGCACTGTCGTCAGTGAAGCCTTTCGTGGATTACCGCGCGTGAAACAGCACAAACTGGTTTATAATGCGCTTGAAGGGCACATGGGCGGCACGCTTCATGCGCTTGCCGTGAAAACGGCGGTGCCGTAA
- the grxD gene encoding Grx4 family monothiol glutaredoxin: MSTPAGQRIQALIEENPVMLFMKGTPDFPQCGFSARVVQVLNHLGVPFKGENVLADPELREGIKIFSDWPTIPQLYVKGEFIGGCDIVMEMAQSGELQTLLKENGIASAAA, from the coding sequence ATGTCTACACCTGCTGGACAGCGTATTCAGGCGCTGATTGAAGAAAACCCCGTCATGCTGTTCATGAAGGGCACCCCGGATTTCCCGCAGTGCGGTTTCTCTGCCCGCGTTGTGCAGGTCCTCAACCATCTCGGTGTGCCGTTCAAGGGCGAAAATGTTCTGGCCGATCCTGAACTGCGCGAAGGCATCAAGATTTTCTCCGACTGGCCCACGATCCCGCAGCTTTACGTCAAGGGCGAGTTCATTGGCGGATGCGACATCGTGATGGAAATGGCCCAGTCCGGTGAGTTGCAGACTCTTCTGAAGGAAAATGGAATCGCCAGCGCCGCGGCCTGA